The following are from one region of the Methylophilus sp. DW102 genome:
- the ppa gene encoding inorganic diphosphatase, with amino-acid sequence MSLNLVPSGKDLPHDFNVIIEIPANGDPVKYEVDKESGALFVDRFMGTSMQYPCNYGYIPHTLGDDGDPVDVLVITPVPLLPGVVVRCRALGMLKMTDEAGGDAKVLAVPVEKVCGLYAYQKTLTDVSPWRLDMIAHFFEHYKDLDKGKWVKIEGWVGIEDAHKEIVDGVARYNKAEVKPAF; translated from the coding sequence ATGTCTTTGAATTTGGTGCCTAGCGGCAAAGATTTGCCCCACGACTTTAACGTCATTATCGAGATCCCAGCCAATGGTGATCCAGTGAAATATGAAGTAGATAAAGAAAGCGGTGCGCTGTTCGTCGATCGCTTTATGGGCACCTCCATGCAGTATCCATGTAACTATGGTTACATTCCACATACCCTGGGCGATGATGGAGACCCGGTGGATGTGCTGGTGATTACGCCAGTGCCTTTGTTGCCAGGTGTGGTCGTGCGTTGCCGTGCATTGGGCATGCTGAAAATGACAGACGAAGCGGGTGGTGATGCCAAAGTGCTGGCGGTGCCGGTTGAGAAAGTCTGCGGCCTCTATGCTTATCAAAAAACATTGACCGATGTATCGCCTTGGCGCCTGGATATGATTGCGCACTTCTTTGAACACTACAAAGATCTGGACAAGGGTAAGTGGGTGAAAATTGAAGGTTGGGTGGGGATTGAAGATGCCCACAAGGAAATCGTGGATGGGGTTGCCCGTTACAACAAGGCCGAAGTGAAGCCAGCGTTTTAA
- a CDS encoding DUF1232 domain-containing protein — translation MGFRAQLVTLGQRFKQEVLFYRALLAHPQTPWLAKALLWLALAYLVLPFDLIPDFIPLIGQLDELVIIPLLLYLALKLIPVTIRQACRDAVAAEQDQK, via the coding sequence ATGGGGTTTCGTGCACAACTGGTGACGCTGGGCCAACGCTTTAAACAAGAGGTCTTGTTTTATCGCGCATTGCTTGCACATCCGCAAACGCCCTGGTTAGCCAAAGCGTTATTATGGCTAGCCCTGGCGTATCTGGTGTTGCCGTTTGATCTGATTCCCGACTTTATTCCGCTGATTGGCCAGCTTGATGAATTGGTGATTATTCCGCTGTTGCTGTATCTCGCGCTCAAGCTGATTCCTGTGACGATCAGGCAGGCATGCCGCGATGCGGTCGCGGCTGAGCAGGATCAAAAATAG
- a CDS encoding phosphoribosylaminoimidazolesuccinocarboxamide synthase, producing the protein MSAPLLETSIKSLKKLHQGKVRDIYDIDAQTMLLVSTDRLSAFDVILPTGIQHKGAMLTQMANFWFEQLQNVVPNHLTGIAPESVVAPDEVAQVKGRAVVVKKLKALPLEAIVRGYLVGSGWKEYQAKGTVCDVPLPAGLQLAQQLPQPLFTPSSKAAVGEHDENISIAQVEALIGKALTAQVEQAAIALYTRAAEYARTKGIIIADTKFEFGVDAQGVLHVMDEVLTPDSSRFWPADQYQVGSNPPSYDKQYVRDWLESCGWDKTPPGPELPAGVAQRTSDKYMEAFAKLTGRTLQVD; encoded by the coding sequence ATGTCAGCGCCATTGCTCGAAACTTCTATCAAGAGTCTGAAAAAACTGCACCAGGGGAAGGTGCGTGATATCTACGATATCGACGCGCAGACCATGCTGCTGGTCAGTACAGATCGCTTGAGTGCTTTTGATGTGATTTTGCCCACGGGGATTCAACACAAGGGCGCGATGCTGACGCAAATGGCTAACTTCTGGTTTGAGCAATTGCAGAATGTGGTGCCTAACCACTTGACCGGGATCGCGCCGGAATCTGTAGTCGCGCCGGATGAAGTGGCTCAGGTCAAAGGCCGTGCCGTGGTGGTCAAAAAACTCAAAGCCTTGCCATTGGAAGCGATTGTGCGCGGGTATCTGGTGGGCAGCGGCTGGAAAGAGTATCAGGCCAAGGGCACGGTATGTGATGTTCCCCTGCCAGCAGGCCTGCAACTGGCGCAGCAGTTGCCACAACCTTTGTTTACCCCTTCGAGTAAGGCGGCGGTAGGTGAGCATGACGAAAATATCAGCATTGCCCAGGTGGAAGCTCTGATTGGTAAAGCGCTTACGGCCCAGGTCGAGCAGGCGGCAATTGCGCTATATACGCGTGCGGCCGAGTATGCGCGTACCAAAGGCATCATCATTGCCGACACCAAGTTTGAATTTGGTGTGGATGCGCAAGGGGTATTGCATGTGATGGACGAGGTATTGACGCCTGATTCTTCACGCTTCTGGCCTGCAGACCAGTATCAGGTGGGCAGCAACCCGCCCAGCTACGATAAACAGTATGTGCGTGACTGGCTGGAAAGTTGCGGTTGGGACAAGACGCCGCCAGGCCCGGAATTACCTGCTGGCGTAGCTCAACGCACCTCGGACAAGTACATGGAGGCATTTGCCAAACTCACCGGTCGCACGTTGCAGGTGGATTGA
- the gap gene encoding type I glyceraldehyde-3-phosphate dehydrogenase — MTVRIGINGFGRIGRMVLRAALNQAEFKDVEVVAINGIEAPEQMLYMLKYDSVHGRLAYDAQLEGESLVVNGKPIRLTAHRDPAQIDWASANVDVVVECTGVFLTKETCAAHINGGARIVVQSAPGKDDTPMYVYGVNHYHYRGEEIVSAASCTTNGLAPMAKVLHDHFGIKRGLMTTIHAATATQKTVDGTSNKDWRGGRGVFDNIIPSSTGAAKAVGKVIPALNKKLTGMAMRIPSADVSVVDLTVELQQKTTYEDICAVMKYAAERDLKGVLGYTDEAVVSSDFRGYPAASVFDASAGIMLDPSFVKLVAWYDNEYGYTCNLLRLTRYVGYAKLCMTNLPDPVEIEEVAA; from the coding sequence ATGACTGTTCGGATCGGCATAAACGGGTTTGGCAGAATTGGGCGCATGGTGCTCAGAGCCGCTTTAAATCAGGCAGAGTTCAAAGATGTGGAGGTGGTGGCGATCAACGGCATCGAGGCGCCCGAGCAGATGTTGTATATGCTCAAGTACGATTCGGTGCACGGTCGTCTCGCATACGATGCACAGTTAGAGGGCGAATCGCTGGTGGTGAATGGCAAGCCCATCCGGTTGACGGCACATCGTGATCCGGCGCAGATTGACTGGGCCAGTGCAAACGTGGATGTGGTGGTGGAGTGTACTGGTGTCTTTCTGACCAAGGAAACCTGTGCTGCACACATTAATGGGGGCGCGCGCATTGTCGTCCAATCAGCGCCAGGGAAGGACGACACGCCTATGTATGTGTATGGCGTCAATCATTACCATTATCGCGGTGAAGAAATTGTTTCTGCCGCCTCTTGCACCACCAATGGCCTGGCGCCTATGGCCAAGGTGTTGCATGATCATTTTGGCATCAAACGTGGATTGATGACCACTATTCATGCGGCCACGGCGACTCAAAAAACGGTGGATGGGACGTCGAACAAGGATTGGCGGGGAGGTCGTGGCGTCTTTGATAACATTATTCCTTCAAGTACCGGGGCGGCCAAGGCCGTCGGTAAAGTGATTCCGGCCCTCAACAAGAAGTTAACCGGCATGGCCATGCGTATTCCGTCGGCAGATGTGTCGGTGGTTGACCTGACGGTCGAGTTGCAGCAAAAAACCACTTATGAAGACATCTGCGCCGTGATGAAGTACGCCGCAGAGCGAGATTTGAAAGGGGTGCTGGGGTATACCGATGAGGCCGTGGTTTCCAGTGATTTCAGAGGCTACCCAGCTGCCAGCGTGTTTGATGCATCGGCTGGCATTATGCTGGACCCCTCTTTTGTGAAGCTGGTAGCCTGGTACGACAATGAGTATGGTTATACCTGCAATTTGCTGCGTCTGACGCGCTATGTGGGCTATGCCAAGCTGTGCATGACCAATTTGCCTGATCCGGTCGAGATTGAAGAGGTGGCTGCTTAG
- a CDS encoding GGDEF domain-containing protein — MNVAEQLLSGILDTLSLQVAVIDEASSILYVNQAWRSFGLFYGLQLDTDWFGIAYLDICKANEDTNQPALLEGVQQVLSGARDHFSIDYLCHTPTQEPTWLTLNLQPMQSSLAEQGPCFLLTLTNITHHKQVEDRISALTLTDPLTGLANRRRLEQFMRDEWSRAIRHQSSLSVMMVDADHFKQLNDSMGHAAGDDCLRQVATILKGFSNRPGDLAARYGGEEFVLVLGQTTQAEAVKIAERIRQKIMALDIRFAGHRLMTVSIGIASLGAHHAQSAKEQPARTQWLNFSEDGNLLLEQADKALYVAKKQGRNRVEVYDKHHRLTVPLSV; from the coding sequence GTGAACGTTGCAGAGCAATTACTGAGTGGTATTCTGGATACATTATCATTGCAAGTGGCAGTGATTGATGAAGCAAGCAGCATTCTCTATGTGAATCAGGCTTGGCGCAGCTTTGGCCTGTTTTACGGGCTGCAACTTGACACAGACTGGTTTGGCATCGCCTATCTCGATATTTGCAAGGCTAATGAAGACACCAACCAGCCAGCCTTGCTGGAGGGCGTTCAACAGGTATTAAGTGGGGCACGTGACCATTTCAGTATTGATTACCTCTGCCACACCCCAACCCAGGAGCCGACCTGGCTGACCTTGAATTTGCAGCCGATGCAAAGCAGCCTCGCAGAGCAAGGCCCGTGCTTTTTGCTGACCCTCACCAATATCACGCATCACAAGCAGGTCGAAGACCGAATTTCTGCCCTCACACTGACAGACCCACTCACCGGCCTCGCCAACCGCCGTCGACTTGAGCAATTCATGCGGGATGAGTGGTCACGCGCGATTCGCCATCAATCCAGTCTGAGTGTGATGATGGTCGATGCGGATCACTTCAAGCAACTCAATGACAGCATGGGGCATGCCGCTGGCGATGACTGTTTGCGCCAAGTCGCCACCATTCTGAAAGGCTTTAGTAACCGGCCAGGAGATCTGGCTGCACGCTACGGTGGAGAAGAGTTTGTGTTGGTACTGGGCCAGACCACGCAGGCGGAAGCCGTCAAAATTGCCGAGCGCATCCGGCAAAAAATCATGGCGCTGGATATCCGTTTTGCCGGACACCGCTTGATGACAGTGAGCATAGGCATTGCCTCACTGGGCGCCCATCATGCGCAATCAGCAAAGGAACAACCCGCACGCACCCAGTGGCTCAATTTTAGTGAAGACGGTAATTTGCTGCTGGAACAAGCGGACAAGGCCCTGTATGTGGCAAAAAAACAGGGCCGTAATCGCGTTGAAGTGTACGACAAACACCACAGACTGACGGTGCCGCTCTCGGTGTAG
- a CDS encoding phosphoglycerate kinase has translation MKFIKMTDLDLRGKRVFIRADLNVPVKDGVVTSDARIVASMPTIEYALKAGAKVMVTSHLGRPEEGVYTEENSLKPVADVMSKLLGQPVRLVKNWLAPNAPEDSLTTEDGQLILLENCRFNVGEKKNNDELAKKYAALCDVFVMDAFGTAHRAEASTHGIAKFAPVACAGILLTEELDALSQALLAPARPLVAIVGGSKVSTKLTVLESLSDKVDQLVVGGGIANTFLKATGHEIGKSLCEDDLVETAKGLMGKMAARGACVPIAKDVVVGKQFDANEPAVKKAATEVAADDMIFDIGAQSAAELVDIIMKAGTVVWNGPVGVFEFDQFGEGTKTIAKAIAETKAFTLAGGGDTIAAIQKYDIYDKVSYISTAGGAFLEFLEGKTLPAVAMLEARAA, from the coding sequence ATGAAATTCATCAAAATGACCGACCTCGATTTACGTGGCAAGCGCGTTTTCATCCGTGCGGATCTCAATGTGCCGGTGAAAGATGGCGTGGTGACCAGTGATGCCAGAATTGTGGCCAGCATGCCCACCATAGAATATGCATTGAAAGCTGGCGCCAAAGTGATGGTGACTTCACACTTGGGCCGTCCTGAAGAAGGCGTGTATACCGAAGAAAACTCCCTGAAGCCCGTGGCCGATGTCATGAGCAAGCTATTGGGTCAGCCGGTCCGCCTGGTGAAAAACTGGCTGGCACCAAATGCGCCTGAAGACAGTTTGACCACCGAGGACGGTCAGTTGATTTTGCTCGAAAACTGCCGTTTTAATGTGGGCGAGAAAAAAAACAATGATGAGCTGGCCAAAAAGTACGCCGCGCTCTGCGATGTATTTGTCATGGATGCCTTTGGCACCGCACACCGCGCCGAAGCCTCCACCCACGGCATTGCCAAATTTGCGCCTGTCGCCTGTGCCGGTATTTTGCTGACCGAAGAGCTGGATGCCTTGAGCCAGGCCTTGCTGGCCCCGGCACGTCCGCTGGTGGCGATTGTGGGCGGGTCTAAAGTCTCTACCAAGCTCACCGTGCTGGAAAGTTTGTCTGACAAAGTGGATCAACTGGTGGTAGGCGGCGGCATTGCCAATACCTTCCTCAAGGCGACGGGTCATGAAATAGGCAAATCTCTGTGCGAAGACGACCTGGTGGAAACGGCCAAAGGCCTGATGGGGAAAATGGCTGCCCGTGGCGCTTGTGTGCCGATTGCTAAAGATGTGGTGGTAGGTAAGCAGTTTGATGCGAATGAGCCTGCCGTGAAAAAAGCCGCAACTGAGGTCGCTGCCGATGACATGATTTTTGATATCGGCGCGCAATCCGCGGCTGAGTTGGTCGATATCATCATGAAAGCCGGTACCGTGGTCTGGAATGGCCCGGTTGGTGTGTTTGAGTTTGACCAGTTTGGCGAAGGCACCAAAACCATTGCCAAGGCGATTGCCGAAACCAAGGCGTTTACGCTGGCTGGGGGCGGTGACACCATTGCCGCCATTCAAAAATACGACATCTATGACAAAGTGTCTTACATCTCAACTGCCGGCGGCGCGTTTCTGGAGTTTCTGGAAGGCAAGACCTTGCCTGCGGTGGCCATGCTGGAAGCGCGTGCTGCCTAG
- the gap gene encoding type I glyceraldehyde-3-phosphate dehydrogenase, whose product MSVKVGINGFGRIGRMALRAAIEQPEFSNIEVVAINSSYDVEYMMYLLKYDSVHGRFNAKVEADNGALVVNGKRIHLTAERDPNNIDWRKGGAEIVVESTGAFLTQEACQPHIQGGAKKVVQSAPGKDDTPMFVFGVNHHEYVGQAIISAASCTTNGLAPLAKVLHDSFGIKRGLMTTIHAATASQLTVDGTSKKDWRGGRSVFENIIPSSTGAAKAVGKVIPSLNKKLTGMSMRVPSADVSVVDLTVELNSETTYEAICAAMQQAADGALKGVLEYTNEKVVSSDFRSSPAASVFDADAGIMLDPTFVKVVGWYDNEYGYTCNLLRLVQHIA is encoded by the coding sequence ATGTCAGTCAAGGTAGGCATTAACGGGTTTGGACGGATAGGTCGCATGGCTTTGCGTGCGGCAATTGAGCAGCCAGAGTTCAGCAATATTGAAGTGGTGGCGATTAACAGCTCATATGATGTTGAATACATGATGTATTTGCTCAAGTATGACTCAGTCCATGGTCGGTTTAATGCCAAAGTAGAAGCTGACAATGGCGCGTTGGTGGTGAATGGTAAGCGTATCCATTTGACGGCTGAGCGTGACCCGAACAATATTGACTGGCGCAAAGGCGGTGCAGAGATTGTGGTGGAGTCCACCGGCGCCTTTTTGACTCAGGAAGCCTGCCAGCCGCATATTCAAGGCGGTGCCAAAAAAGTAGTGCAATCTGCGCCGGGTAAAGATGATACTCCCATGTTTGTATTTGGCGTGAATCACCATGAGTATGTTGGTCAGGCCATTATTTCAGCGGCTTCGTGTACCACCAACGGCTTGGCGCCTTTAGCCAAAGTCTTGCACGATAGCTTTGGTATCAAGCGTGGCCTGATGACCACCATTCATGCCGCCACTGCATCACAACTCACGGTTGATGGCACCTCCAAAAAAGACTGGCGCGGCGGTCGCAGTGTGTTTGAAAACATTATTCCTTCGAGTACAGGCGCGGCCAAGGCGGTGGGCAAGGTGATTCCTTCCCTCAACAAAAAACTCACCGGCATGTCCATGCGCGTGCCTTCTGCCGATGTGTCTGTCGTTGATCTGACCGTGGAGCTCAATAGCGAAACGACTTATGAGGCCATTTGTGCAGCCATGCAACAAGCTGCTGACGGCGCGCTGAAAGGCGTACTGGAATACACTAACGAGAAGGTGGTTTCCAGTGACTTCCGTAGCAGCCCAGCCGCCAGTGTGTTTGATGCCGATGCCGGCATTATGCTGGATCCGACCTTTGTTAAAGTGGTCGGCTGGTATGACAATGAATACGGATATACCTGTAACCTGCTGCGTCTGGTTCAACACATTGCTTAA
- the msrA gene encoding peptide-methionine (S)-S-oxide reductase MsrA, with product MQDNIILAGGCFWGMQDLIRRLPGIISTRVGYTGGEVPHATYKNHGNHAEAIEIVFDPAQISLRQLLVFFFQIHDPTTPNRQGNDLGPSYRSAIFYASAEQQAVAEQLIAEMNASGIWPGKIVTELTPATDFWLAEPEHQDYLLRYPNGYTCHGLRPQWILPQDRATASWL from the coding sequence ATGCAAGACAACATTATTCTGGCGGGTGGCTGCTTTTGGGGCATGCAGGATTTAATCAGAAGACTGCCAGGCATCATTAGCACACGGGTAGGCTATACCGGCGGAGAGGTGCCCCATGCCACTTACAAAAATCATGGCAACCATGCCGAGGCGATTGAGATTGTATTTGATCCCGCGCAGATCAGCCTGCGGCAATTACTTGTGTTTTTCTTTCAGATTCACGACCCGACCACGCCTAACCGCCAGGGGAACGATTTGGGGCCCTCTTACAGATCGGCCATTTTTTATGCATCAGCAGAACAGCAAGCTGTTGCCGAACAATTGATCGCTGAAATGAACGCCTCAGGCATCTGGCCCGGCAAAATTGTCACCGAGCTTACGCCCGCAACAGATTTCTGGCTGGCAGAACCGGAGCATCAGGATTATCTGCTGCGTTACCCAAACGGCTACACCTGCCACGGCCTGAGACCGCAGTGGATATTACCGCAAGATCGCGCAACAGCAAGCTGGTTATAA
- a CDS encoding RNA pyrophosphohydrolase produces MLDRDGYRPNVGIVLCNTHNQVFWGKRIREHAWQFPQGGIKYGETPEQAMYRELMEEVGLKPEHVKILGRTRDWLRYDVPTSWVKREWRGSYKGQKQIWFLLRLIGRDSDVSLRATEHPEFDAWRWSEYWVPLEDVIEFKREVYQLALNELATFLHHPARRHYPKARKPSAVTKQPPTVTPE; encoded by the coding sequence ATGTTAGATCGTGATGGATACCGTCCAAACGTCGGAATTGTGCTTTGCAATACGCACAATCAGGTGTTTTGGGGCAAGCGTATCAGGGAACATGCATGGCAGTTTCCGCAAGGCGGCATCAAATATGGTGAAACGCCTGAGCAAGCCATGTATCGTGAATTGATGGAAGAGGTTGGCCTCAAGCCTGAGCACGTTAAAATTCTGGGCCGTACACGTGACTGGCTGCGCTATGACGTGCCTACCAGCTGGGTCAAGCGCGAGTGGCGCGGAAGCTACAAAGGACAAAAACAGATCTGGTTTTTGTTGCGCCTGATCGGGCGTGACAGTGATGTGTCATTGCGCGCGACCGAGCATCCCGAGTTTGATGCCTGGCGCTGGAGTGAGTACTGGGTGCCGCTGGAGGATGTGATCGAATTCAAGCGCGAGGTCTATCAATTGGCCTTGAATGAATTGGCGACTTTTCTGCATCATCCTGCTAGGCGCCATTATCCTAAAGCACGCAAACCCTCGGCCGTGACCAAGCAGCCGCCCACCGTAACGCCAGAGTAA
- a CDS encoding YncE family protein, whose amino-acid sequence MRPTKTLSTRDKTMRCLPMLKRFSTRFTTGLSIRLPLASMKFFAPLLLGVPIFALAGNLAYITNQGSDSVSVLDIASKQVTRTIAVGKAPVGVAIAPKKQRVYISNANSQTVSVINSATQQTVQEIPVNAQAVGIALSRDEKTLYVADWGGEQVIAVDTAHPEKQQTFKAGKTPSGLLVSADNKKLFIANRDSNDVTVVDTKTLRTIAQVPVGLHPFALSLSPDGKTVFVVNVVSNTLTLLNVETYQASTVKTGQHPYGVAISPDGRRAYVSNNHAESVSVIDLTNGNTITTIAVGEYPEGIEYDKASNQVLVVNWGTDNVSIIDALTNTVTQTISSPKLCRSFGQFILEAK is encoded by the coding sequence ATGCGCCCCACGAAAACACTGTCAACCAGAGACAAGACCATGCGTTGTTTGCCCATGCTCAAGCGATTTTCAACCAGATTTACGACCGGGCTCTCGATCCGTCTCCCGTTGGCAAGTATGAAGTTTTTTGCCCCCCTCTTGCTTGGTGTGCCCATTTTCGCGTTAGCGGGCAACCTCGCTTACATCACCAATCAAGGCAGTGACAGCGTATCCGTGCTGGACATCGCCAGCAAGCAAGTCACGCGTACCATTGCGGTGGGCAAAGCCCCAGTCGGGGTGGCTATCGCACCTAAAAAGCAGCGCGTGTATATCAGCAACGCTAATAGCCAAACCGTGTCAGTGATCAATAGCGCCACCCAACAAACGGTGCAAGAAATTCCGGTCAACGCCCAAGCCGTTGGCATTGCTTTAAGCCGCGACGAGAAAACCTTGTACGTGGCCGATTGGGGCGGCGAGCAAGTGATTGCAGTGGATACTGCGCATCCTGAAAAACAGCAAACCTTCAAAGCGGGCAAAACCCCTTCCGGCTTGCTGGTCAGTGCGGATAACAAAAAGCTGTTTATCGCCAACCGCGACAGTAACGATGTCACCGTGGTCGATACCAAAACCTTGAGAACCATTGCACAAGTGCCCGTTGGCCTGCATCCCTTTGCACTAAGCTTGAGCCCGGATGGTAAAACCGTGTTTGTCGTTAATGTGGTCAGCAACACGCTCACCTTGCTGAATGTAGAGACCTATCAGGCCAGCACCGTCAAAACCGGGCAGCACCCTTATGGCGTGGCGATCAGCCCAGATGGCCGTCGTGCTTACGTGAGCAACAATCACGCCGAAAGCGTGTCGGTAATTGATTTGACCAATGGCAACACCATCACAACCATCGCTGTGGGCGAATATCCCGAGGGCATTGAATACGACAAGGCCAGCAATCAGGTACTGGTCGTCAACTGGGGGACTGACAATGTCTCCATCATAGACGCACTCACCAATACCGTGACGCAAACGATCAGCAGTCCCAAGTTATGCCGCTCTTTCGGGCAATTTATTCTCGAAGCGAAATAG
- a CDS encoding SRPBCC family protein yields MKKFLGMIAVSLLPLIPLTAGAHGAAALRFEKSVTIKAPAAKVWALVKDFGNEQAWHSGVVSTTVEQKKDENGDDATYRTVKLKNGGVMYEKLRFIDDAGMRVKYEYVYEKSTLQFANFYPMITVTANGNDTVVSVKGSYTRADSSNIPKPEQNDDAATKALDDFFDPGLESLKKVAESGK; encoded by the coding sequence ATGAAAAAATTTCTAGGCATGATTGCTGTTTCTTTATTGCCGTTGATCCCCCTCACCGCTGGTGCACACGGTGCAGCAGCCTTACGCTTTGAAAAAAGCGTCACCATCAAAGCGCCTGCTGCAAAAGTATGGGCATTGGTCAAAGATTTTGGGAACGAACAAGCCTGGCATTCAGGCGTTGTGTCTACCACCGTAGAGCAGAAAAAAGATGAAAACGGCGACGATGCCACCTACCGCACCGTCAAACTGAAAAACGGCGGCGTCATGTACGAAAAACTGCGTTTTATTGACGACGCTGGCATGCGCGTTAAATATGAATATGTGTATGAAAAAAGTACATTACAGTTTGCTAACTTTTACCCAATGATCACAGTGACTGCCAACGGCAATGACACTGTCGTTTCAGTCAAAGGCAGCTACACTCGCGCCGATTCCTCCAACATTCCAAAGCCTGAGCAAAATGATGATGCCGCGACCAAGGCGCTCGACGACTTTTTTGATCCAGGTCTCGAAAGCCTGAAAAAGGTTGCCGAATCGGGAAAGTAA
- a CDS encoding prepilin-type N-terminal cleavage/methylation domain-containing protein, whose protein sequence is MMKKHAQQGFTLIELMIVVAIIGILASVAIPAYQDYTKEAAESSCQLEAKAYADRVIIDFSRGVAQANLTQPQNKACSGIAAPASATATFTATSKSPGSKVWTCDLSAGGTCS, encoded by the coding sequence ATGATGAAAAAACACGCACAACAAGGTTTTACCCTGATTGAATTGATGATCGTGGTAGCGATTATTGGTATTTTGGCTTCTGTGGCGATTCCGGCTTATCAGGACTATACAAAAGAAGCTGCTGAAAGCTCATGCCAGCTGGAAGCCAAAGCTTATGCTGATCGCGTCATTATTGACTTCTCCAGAGGCGTCGCGCAAGCAAACCTGACCCAACCTCAAAATAAAGCCTGTTCAGGGATCGCTGCTCCAGCATCAGCTACAGCCACATTCACTGCAACATCTAAAAGCCCTGGTAGCAAAGTTTGGACTTGTGACTTAAGTGCAGGCGGCACCTGTTCATAA
- a CDS encoding prepilin-type N-terminal cleavage/methylation domain-containing protein — MKIKQICGFTLIELMVAMAILGVLASVAIPAYQNYTREASNNACLAESSIYARKVYADIQLNKSPSNIPFPLAKACTNINNGAKVTAVTSFISIARPPGNASITCDLNNGATCTMVAP; from the coding sequence ATGAAAATAAAGCAAATTTGCGGTTTCACTTTAATCGAATTAATGGTTGCCATGGCTATTCTTGGTGTTTTGGCATCGGTGGCAATTCCAGCATATCAGAACTACACTAGAGAAGCATCGAACAACGCATGCTTGGCAGAATCAAGCATTTACGCAAGAAAAGTATATGCTGATATTCAACTCAACAAGAGTCCCTCTAATATTCCATTTCCTCTCGCTAAAGCCTGCACGAATATTAACAATGGCGCAAAGGTTACAGCAGTTACAAGCTTTATTTCCATTGCTAGACCACCCGGAAATGCATCAATTACCTGCGATTTAAATAATGGAGCCACCTGTACTATGGTTGCACCATGA
- a CDS encoding dienelactone hydrolase family protein, whose protein sequence is MLEHILVNHTSTSSTAIIIWLHGLGADGHDFEPVVQMLNLPHIKFILPHAPYRPVTLNNGYEMRAWYDIFGLQPDSPQDEAGIKGMQATLIAMIEAEIAQGIPAHRILLAGFSQGGAMALHTATRFPQTLAGVLALSTYLPLKSQLSQEKHPANQQCPIWMAHGRFDSVITMATAQASRQTLEATGYAVEWHEYDMPHSVCDEEINDIRQFLLKVLPPAQ, encoded by the coding sequence ATGTTAGAGCATATTCTGGTTAATCATACGTCAACTTCTTCCACTGCCATCATCATCTGGCTCCACGGCCTAGGTGCCGACGGACATGACTTTGAGCCTGTGGTACAGATGCTCAACCTGCCCCACATAAAATTTATCTTACCCCACGCCCCCTATCGTCCAGTTACTCTGAATAACGGCTACGAGATGCGTGCCTGGTATGACATTTTTGGGCTACAGCCTGACAGCCCGCAAGATGAAGCTGGGATTAAAGGCATGCAAGCGACATTAATTGCGATGATAGAAGCCGAAATTGCGCAGGGCATCCCGGCGCACCGCATTTTACTGGCAGGGTTCTCGCAAGGCGGCGCGATGGCTTTACATACGGCAACGCGTTTTCCGCAAACGTTGGCAGGCGTTCTGGCGCTTTCCACATACTTACCCTTAAAGAGTCAACTCTCCCAAGAAAAACACCCAGCCAACCAGCAGTGCCCGATCTGGATGGCGCATGGCCGTTTTGATAGCGTAATTACCATGGCAACCGCGCAAGCTTCGCGGCAAACACTGGAGGCCACAGGCTATGCGGTGGAATGGCATGAATACGATATGCCGCATAGTGTTTGCGACGAAGAGATCAACGATATCCGCCAATTTTTGCTCAAGGTGCTTCCGCCAGCGCAATAA
- a CDS encoding exodeoxyribonuclease VII small subunit, which produces MSAPKKTPSAVSDQPSFAERLAALETIVKRMESGELPLEASLAAYTEGVQLLQACQTSLEQAEQTVMLLNQQQQLTPFEAN; this is translated from the coding sequence ATGAGTGCTCCCAAAAAAACACCGTCTGCGGTGAGTGATCAACCAAGTTTTGCCGAACGCCTAGCGGCGCTAGAAACCATCGTCAAGCGCATGGAGTCAGGCGAACTGCCGCTAGAGGCTTCACTGGCAGCCTATACTGAGGGCGTGCAATTGTTACAAGCTTGCCAGACCTCTTTAGAGCAAGCAGAACAAACCGTGATGCTGCTTAACCAACAACAGCAACTGACGCCCTTCGAAGCGAATTAA